The sequence GCCGGTCAGCGCCGCCTGGTCGATGGCGGCGTAATCGCCCTTGACCATGCGCAGGTCGGCGGGGACGATGACCCCCAGGCGGATCTTCACGATGTCCCCGGGCACCAGTGTCGCGGCCTGCACCGTCTGCCATTGGCCGTCGCGCAGCGCGGTCGCCTCAGGTGCCAGGCTGTCCTTGAGCGCGGCCAGGGCACTGGAGGCCTTGCGGTCCTGCCAGAACTCCAGGGCCGCATTGAAGATCAGCAGGCCGAAGATGACAGCGAAGTCGTCCCAGCGGCCCAAGAAGGCCGAGACCAGCGCCGCGGCCTCGATCATGTAGGCGATAGGACCGGTGAACGGGCCGAGCAGCTTGGCCAGAAGACCCACTTTCTTCTCGACGATGGCGTTCGGCCCGTATTGGGTCAGCCGTTGCGCGGCCTCCTCGTTGCTCAGTCCGGTCTGCGCCTTGACGCTCAGCGTCTCGAGCACCTCCGCAACCGGTCGCTTCTCCAGATCCACCAGGCCGCCCGCCGCCGGCTGATTGTCCGCGGGTTTCGCGTTGCTCATCTTCAACCCTTCTCCTTGTCCGATTTGTCCGTCCGGTTGACGATGGCGTCGTATTTGGCCCTGATCTGGTCGATATCCACCGTGGGTTCGGGAAACTTCATGTGCAGGGATTCGAGCGTCTCGGTAACGATCTTCGAGACGGCGAGGTTGCGGAACCACTTGTGGTTGGAGGGGATGATGAACCAGGGTGCATGTTCGGTGCTGCATTTGCTGAGTGCGGCCTCGAATGCCTTGGTGTAGGCGTCCCAATAGGGGCGTTCGGCATAGTCTCCCTCGCTGATCTTCCAGTGCCTTGCGGGATCGTCGATACGCTGCTTGAAGCGCCTCAGCTGCTCATCGGCATCGATGTGGAGATAAAACTTCAATATATGCGTGCCGTTCTCAGACAGCATCTGCTCGAAGTCATTGATGTGGTTGTAGCGCTTGGACCAGATCGACTTCGGCATCAAGTCGTGTACACGCACCACCAGCACATCCTCGTAATGCGAGCGGTTGAAGATCGCCACCTGTCCCTTGCCGGGCGTGTGCTTGTGATAGCGCCACAGGAAATCGTGTGCGGCCTCATCCTTGGACGGCAC comes from Gammaproteobacteria bacterium and encodes:
- a CDS encoding polyphosphate kinase 2 family protein — translated: MNYRKRFGVDPGSTVDLSKVDAGFKDKHETHQDALAEIEAHNQKMHDLQYLMYAEDRRSLLIVLQGRDAAGKDGTINHVLGAMNPQGCSVTGFKVPSKDEAAHDFLWRYHKHTPGKGQVAIFNRSHYEDVLVVRVHDLMPKSIWSKRYNHINDFEQMLSENGTHILKFYLHIDADEQLRRFKQRIDDPARHWKISEGDYAERPYWDAYTKAFEAALSKCSTEHAPWFIIPSNHKWFRNLAVSKIVTETLESLHMKFPEPTVDIDQIRAKYDAIVNRTDKSDKEKG